The following DNA comes from Patescibacteria group bacterium.
ACCCTCTGAGCTTGCAGAATTTAACTACACATCAAGGTATAATTTCGGCAATAACAAAAGATCTGTCGGGAATAACGACCTATTTAATAGACGGTACTGTAAATTCTGGTAACAGTGGTTGTCCATTATTGGATATCGACGGTGGGGTGTTGGGTATTGTTAACGCAAAAAGGAGGGAACAGTCTGATCTACTGTCGAAAGTCGAAGATATGAGAGTCGGTGCCGTTTCGCTTCATGGCATAGATCTTGTTAAGATTTATGGGGCGATAATAAATAATTTACAACTAGGAATCGGATATGCTATACCGGTAAAATATATTCCTGAGCATAAAGAGATTGTTGAACCTGTTAATTCTAAAAACGATAAATAATTTAAATTTATGTATATATTTAGATCGGATGGTAATTATGTAGGCTTTATTTACAACAATAATGTTTTTTCCCGTGACGGGGTTTATTTGGGGTGGGTGGAAAATAATTTAGTGTGGGACTATCAAGGGAATTTTAAAGGACAGATATTTAAAATAAACGGCAATGATTATATATTAAAAAACTCCTTCTCTATACCACCAATTCCAAGGATCCCCAAAGTTTCTCCCGTACCGCCCGTTCCTCCGGTGCCCCCAGTTAATATTTTACCCATATCGTTACCTATAGGGTTAGTTGATTCTTTCTAATCTATAGTTTTATAAAAATATCGCCAACCTGGCGATTTTTTGTTATAATAGTTATATTCTAAGAAATAAGATTTTTATTATATGAGAAAGTTTTTTGCCGTGTTTGGTGCGGTTTTTGTAAGTTTTTTGGTCGGGGCGAAGGCTTTGGCTGTCTGCCCTGTTTGTACCGTGACTGTTGGCGTTGGTATTGAGCTTTCGCGTTGGTGCGGAGTGGACGATAGTATTATAGGACTGTGGGTTGGAGGATTGATCGTATCAATGATTTTTTGGACTATTGGTTGGCTGAATAGAAAAAATATTCGTTTTATCGGCAAAAAAATAATCACGGTATTGTTTTATTATCTTATTATTGTTATCCCTCTCTACTACAAAGGTGTTTTTGACAAGCCGTGCAGCGATCTTTGGGGACTAAATAAAATGGTGGTTGGCATTACTCTTGGTAGTATTTTATTTTTTTCCGGAGTAATGCTTTATGAATATTTAAAGAAAAGAAACGGCGGCAAGGCTTATTTTCCTTTTCAGAAGGTAGTGATGCCGATTTTGCCGTTAATTATTTTGAGTGTGGTATTTTATTTTATAATTTCTAGATAAAAATATGATTGAGGGTCAAGAAAACAGTTTGGTAAAAAATCTGAACGAGTTAATCGAAAAAGTCGATACTATGAAAAAGAAAGACAAACTTGATTTGTCCTCGGATCAAGATTTGTCGATAGCGATTATGAATTTGGTTAGTATTGAAGAGCATTTCTTTTTTACCGGCGCTAAATTGGGCAAGCCGGAGTATTTTGACTTGCTGCAAGAGGTCAGGCAGATGAGAGGTGATTTGCTGCGCAAGATTGTCAAAAATCCCGAAGGCGAACAGTGGTGTATTTCCAAACATTTGCTCGCCGCTTCGATGCGTTTGATGGAAGTCGGTACTAAACAGCACAAGATGGGTAATAAAGACGAAGCGCTGGAATTGTTTCAAAAAGCTTACGATTTGTATTCTCTTTTTTGGGGGATTAACATGAACGTGGTTAAGACTGATGATTTACAGAAAATTGACGGCGAAGCTCTGGATAAGCACGATAAAGAACGTAAAGGTTTTATGGGTAAACTCGGCGAACTGGTAAAAAAAGCGATCGATTGTTGTATCGAGTAGTAATATCTATGGTCGATGGAACTAATAGAAAAATTATAAAACCAGGAATAAAAGTTTTGATAGTACTTAAAGAAGATCAGCCAACGGGGAAATTGACTCTTGGCGTGGTTAAAGACATTTTAACTAGTAAAACCATTCATCCTCGAGGCATTAAAGTTCGTCTGACTAACGGTTTAGTGGGTAGGGTGCAGGAAATATTATAAACATATGGCGGTATTATTTAAAATTTGCGGCGTTATTGGTTTAGTAGGAATTATCATCGGTGTTTTGGTGAAAAATGAAAAAAGACAAGACTGGTTTTTTGTTTTTGGCGGAGCCTTTTTACTTGCTTATAGCGGTTATTTGCGTGATGTTATATTTATTGTTTTGCAGATTGTATTTATTTTAGTGGCGCTGGCTGAGCTGGTAAAACTCAGCCGTCATCGTGGTATTTGGAAAAGAGTAAAAGACAAAGTAAGGAGCTGAGCTTTTTTGTTTTATAACTTATAGTGTATGAAGATATCTTTTTATGGTGCTTGCGGCGAGGTAACCGGCTCTTGCTATTTAGTGCAAACTGAGCAGAGCCGTTTTTTAGTTGATTGCGGGATGTTTCAAGGGGGTAAGTTTGCAGAAGACAAAAATTTTGAACCATTCGGCTTTGATCCCAAAAGCATTGATTTTGTCGTTTTGACGCATGTTCATATGGATCATATTGGTCGTCTGCCCCGGCTTTATAAAGAAGGTTTTCGCGGTAAGATTTATAGCACAGAGCCAACGGCTGATTTTGCCAGGATCATGCTGTTAGACTCGGCTAGGGTGATTTTTGAAGAAGCGCTTGCCAATAACGCCCTGCCTCTTTATTTAGATAAATATGTTAATGAGTTAATGAAGCAATTTGTCGCATTGTCGTATCGTAAACAAGAAAATATTTCCGCGGATATTAAAATAACAATGCGTGATGCCGGTCATATTTTAGGATCGGCGATTGTTGAAATAGTTGTCGCTGATAAAGCTGGCGATAAAAAAATTGTTTTCTCTGGAGATTTGGGCAATCCGCCGGCGCCTTTAGTGGAAGATACGGAATTCATCTCTGGTGCTGATTATGTGGTTATGGAGTCGACTTATGGCGGTATTATTCATGAACCGGCAGAAATGCGTATAAAAATGCTTCATAATGCGGTTGTTGAGTCTGTGGGTAAGGGTGGAGTGCTGATGATTCCCGCTTTTGCCCTGGAACGGACGCAGGAAGTCTTGTATGAAATGAATTATTTAGTGGAAAATAAAAAAGTTCCCCCAGTGTCTATGTTTGTTGATAGTCCATTAGCTATTTCCGCGACGGATATCTATAAAAAATATGTCGCGATGTATGATAAAGAGTCGCGAGCGTTAATTGAGGCGGGGGATGATTTATTTAATTTTCGCGGTCTGGTTTATACAAAAACCAGAGAGGAGTCAAAGAAAATCAACCAGATATTAGCGCCAAAAATAATATTGGCCGGCAGCGGCATGTGTACCGGTGGGCGAATAGTTTATCATTTGCAGCGCTATCTGGGAAGTCCGCAAAATCATCTTTTGATTATAGGCTATCAAGTAGAAGGGTCGCTGGGTCGCAAACTTTTAGATGGAGCTAAGGTGGTGGAAATAGGTACGGAAAAAATAGAAGTTAAGGCAAAAGTGTCGGCAATTGGTGCTTATTCTTCTCATGCCGATCAGCCAAAATTATTACACTGGGTGAAAATGATGAGCGCGCCAAAACCCAAAAAGGTATTTGTTGTTCATGGCGAGGAAAAACGCAGATCAATGCTTGTCGACGGGTTGAGGCAGAAACTGGGAATCGACGCGGTAATGCCAAGATACGGAGAGAGTTTTGATTTATAATTTTTTATGCGTCAAGCTTTTATCATTCACTATAACGAGATTGCCCTCAAGGGCGGCAATCGTGATTATTTTGAAAAAAAATTAATTACTAATATCAAAAGGTCTTTAACCGAGGTCGGGGATGTTAAAATCAAAAAACTTTACGGTCGGATTTTGGTACTTTTTGGCGGTGAAATAAACGGAGAAGTTATTGCTCGAAAGTTATCTCAAATTTTTGGCATTGCCAATTACGGGTCAGTATTTATTTCCGATGTTAGTCTTAAACTGGGTAAAGACGTTATTGAGCCGTTAGCCAAAGAAATTATAATTTTAATCAAAGACAAGCAGTTTGAAAATTTTGCCGTAACGGTCAAACGAGGAGATAAAAAATTTCCTTTGCACTCGCCACAAGTCGAAAAAGAAATCGGCGGATATATTTATGAACAAATGCAAAGAGAAAAAAGGGTTAAGCTTAAAAATCCCGAGTTAGAAATTTTTATTGAGATTGTTGAAAAAGATATTTTTATTTATTTTGATAAAATTTCCGGTGCTGGCGGATTGCCGGCTGGATCAAGCGGCAGAGGGCTGTGTTTGATATCTTCCGGGTTTGATTCTCCGGTCGCCGCTTACAAAATGGCTAGGCGCGGAGTGATTGTAGATTTTTTGCACTTTCACAGCTATCCCCATACCAGTCGCGCTTCTTTGGATAATGTTAAACGTATCGTCGAAGTTTTAAATAGTTATCAATATGACGGTCGGTTGTTTACCTCTGCTTTCGGTGATTTTCAGAAAAAAGTAGTGATGTCTGCGCCGGCTAAACTACGGGTAGTACTTTATCGTCGGATGATGTTGCGAGTGGCGCAAGAACTTGCTCGTAAGCTAAAAATAAAAATATTAATTACCGGTGATAGTGTTGGTCAGGTGGCATCTCAGACGATAGATAATATTACGGCTGTTTCTGCTGCGGTTGATATGCCGATATTGCGACCACTCTGCGGAGACGATAAGCAAGATATCGTTAATTTGGCAGTCAAGATAGGCACTCATGATATTTCCGCTCAGCCGTATGATGACTGCTGTTCGATGTTTGTACCGCCAAATCCCGAGACTCACGCGCGAATAGCAGAAGTTGAGGCGGCGGAAAAAGGGCTGGAGATAGAGAAATTAACAAAAGATATTGTCGATAATATCAAAGAAGAAAAAATATAAAAATAAAAAAGGTAACGACGGCACGTTACCTTTTTGATGTTTAGGCGGTGATTTTTTTGACGATGGTCGATCCTTCCTTAAGCGGAGTAAAATACAGAGCAATGTTCCAGCGACGGCAGTTTTCTGCTAGAGCATCAAATTGAACAGCGTCATGATGTCTGTCGTTGGTCCAAATACGGGTTTGCAAATCTTTATCCCATGCTTTTTCCACCAATCCAACTGCTGTTTTACTAAA
Coding sequences within:
- a CDS encoding trypsin-like peptidase domain-containing protein, with protein sequence MNYVSVINNVKNSIAFIATLDANNKPMGTGSGFIFSKKGILVTCNHVIKGSNTIFIKFDGGEFIPAKVVIKDEEHDLALLKFEGTTEPLLPSNITKVEEGLEVLFAGYPLSLQNLTTHQGIISAITKDLSGITTYLIDGTVNSGNSGCPLLDIDGGVLGIVNAKRREQSDLLSKVEDMRVGAVSLHGIDLVKIYGAIINNLQLGIGYAIPVKYIPEHKEIVEPVNSKNDK
- a CDS encoding YwbE family protein; translated protein: MVDGTNRKIIKPGIKVLIVLKEDQPTGKLTLGVVKDILTSKTIHPRGIKVRLTNGLVGRVQEIL
- a CDS encoding MBL fold metallo-hydrolase, which translates into the protein MKISFYGACGEVTGSCYLVQTEQSRFLVDCGMFQGGKFAEDKNFEPFGFDPKSIDFVVLTHVHMDHIGRLPRLYKEGFRGKIYSTEPTADFARIMLLDSARVIFEEALANNALPLYLDKYVNELMKQFVALSYRKQENISADIKITMRDAGHILGSAIVEIVVADKAGDKKIVFSGDLGNPPAPLVEDTEFISGADYVVMESTYGGIIHEPAEMRIKMLHNAVVESVGKGGVLMIPAFALERTQEVLYEMNYLVENKKVPPVSMFVDSPLAISATDIYKKYVAMYDKESRALIEAGDDLFNFRGLVYTKTREESKKINQILAPKIILAGSGMCTGGRIVYHLQRYLGSPQNHLLIIGYQVEGSLGRKLLDGAKVVEIGTEKIEVKAKVSAIGAYSSHADQPKLLHWVKMMSAPKPKKVFVVHGEEKRRSMLVDGLRQKLGIDAVMPRYGESFDL
- the thiI gene encoding tRNA uracil 4-sulfurtransferase ThiI gives rise to the protein MRQAFIIHYNEIALKGGNRDYFEKKLITNIKRSLTEVGDVKIKKLYGRILVLFGGEINGEVIARKLSQIFGIANYGSVFISDVSLKLGKDVIEPLAKEIIILIKDKQFENFAVTVKRGDKKFPLHSPQVEKEIGGYIYEQMQREKRVKLKNPELEIFIEIVEKDIFIYFDKISGAGGLPAGSSGRGLCLISSGFDSPVAAYKMARRGVIVDFLHFHSYPHTSRASLDNVKRIVEVLNSYQYDGRLFTSAFGDFQKKVVMSAPAKLRVVLYRRMMLRVAQELARKLKIKILITGDSVGQVASQTIDNITAVSAAVDMPILRPLCGDDKQDIVNLAVKIGTHDISAQPYDDCCSMFVPPNPETHARIAEVEAAEKGLEIEKLTKDIVDNIKEEKI